In Actinoplanes derwentensis, the following proteins share a genomic window:
- a CDS encoding glycosyltransferase family 4 protein, with the protein MKIALLGPIAWRTPPRHYGPWELITSLLAEGLTERGVDVTLFATLDSVTKAALDGVVPTGYEESAAIDGRVWEAIHVSHALARSGEFDLIHNHLDWLPLAFSAHSRAPMLTTVHGFSGNNILPAYARARSHFVSISDADRSPDLDYLATVHHGVDLTGLPFQADAGDDLIIFGRIHPDKGTDIAIEIARRAGRRLVICGIVQDRDYFAECVEPLIDGNRVVYLGSVGPQERGAILGSSAALLHPIRFAEPFGLSVVESMACGTPVVAYRKGSMPEVVDDGVTGRLVDSVDEAVAAVQGIAAIDRAGCSARARERFSAERMVDEYLAIYRKIVS; encoded by the coding sequence GTGAAGATCGCATTGCTGGGGCCGATCGCCTGGCGGACGCCGCCCCGGCACTACGGCCCCTGGGAGCTGATCACCAGCCTGCTGGCCGAGGGACTGACCGAACGCGGTGTCGACGTCACACTCTTCGCCACTCTCGACTCGGTGACGAAGGCGGCGCTCGACGGGGTGGTCCCCACCGGTTACGAGGAGAGCGCCGCGATCGACGGCCGGGTGTGGGAGGCGATCCATGTCAGTCACGCGCTGGCCCGCTCCGGCGAGTTCGATCTGATCCACAATCACCTGGACTGGCTGCCGCTGGCCTTCTCGGCGCACTCCCGCGCCCCGATGCTGACCACGGTGCACGGCTTCTCCGGGAACAACATCCTTCCGGCGTACGCGCGGGCCAGGTCACACTTCGTCTCGATCTCGGACGCCGACCGCTCCCCCGATCTCGACTACCTGGCGACCGTTCACCACGGCGTCGACCTGACCGGGCTGCCGTTTCAAGCCGACGCTGGTGATGATCTGATCATTTTCGGGCGTATTCACCCGGACAAAGGCACCGATATCGCCATCGAGATCGCCCGCCGGGCCGGTCGGCGGCTGGTCATCTGCGGAATCGTGCAGGACCGCGACTATTTCGCCGAATGTGTGGAACCCCTGATCGATGGGAATCGTGTCGTCTATCTCGGTTCGGTAGGCCCGCAGGAGCGAGGGGCTATCCTCGGCTCAAGTGCGGCCCTGCTGCACCCGATTCGGTTCGCCGAGCCGTTCGGGCTCTCCGTGGTCGAATCGATGGCCTGCGGGACGCCGGTCGTGGCGTACCGAAAAGGGTCCATGCCCGAAGTGGTGGACGACGGGGTCACCGGACGGCTGGTGGACTCGGTGGACGAGGCCGTTGCCGCGGTTCAGGGGATCGCGGCCATCGACCGGGCAGGCTGCTCGGCGCGTGCCCGGGAACGCTTCTCGGCGGAACGCATGGTCGACGAGTACCTGGCGATTTACCGAAAAATCGTCAGTTGA
- a CDS encoding methyltransferase domain-containing protein, which translates to MEPAQKDRTPFSDIDGLTAQMSEIVLDALTAMGRHPEIRRVRRIAFDALQPAAGQRLLDAGSGNGEVARALAVPVGAQGEILAVDHSSAMTAAAISSHDGSNVRYLTGDAGDLHLPDGHVDGVWCERLLQHVDDADAVIGELIRVTRPGGRICLIDTDWGSLAFDGMPAGLGDMVLGHVHGHFTPQQHDMGRTLRRRLVAAGLRDLTATPVTCFFATPESAAVVLPMVNPDVPESAWATPPGLREEWLACVEAAGASGTFLAVLTIWVVAASTPG; encoded by the coding sequence ATGGAACCCGCGCAGAAGGACCGGACGCCCTTTTCCGACATCGACGGCCTCACGGCACAGATGTCGGAAATCGTGCTCGACGCGCTCACCGCGATGGGCCGGCATCCGGAGATCCGGCGGGTCCGCCGGATCGCCTTCGACGCGCTGCAGCCCGCAGCCGGCCAGCGGCTGCTCGACGCCGGCTCCGGCAACGGCGAGGTGGCCCGCGCGCTGGCCGTCCCGGTCGGCGCGCAGGGCGAGATCCTGGCGGTGGACCACTCGTCGGCGATGACGGCGGCCGCGATCAGCTCGCACGACGGCAGCAACGTGCGTTACCTGACCGGCGACGCCGGGGATCTGCACCTGCCCGACGGCCACGTCGACGGCGTGTGGTGCGAGCGTCTCCTGCAACACGTCGACGACGCCGACGCGGTGATCGGCGAACTGATCCGGGTGACCCGCCCCGGCGGCCGGATCTGCCTGATCGACACCGACTGGGGTTCCCTGGCCTTCGACGGCATGCCGGCCGGTCTGGGCGACATGGTGCTGGGCCACGTGCACGGCCATTTCACGCCCCAGCAGCACGACATGGGCCGCACGTTGCGCCGCCGTCTGGTGGCTGCCGGCCTGCGTGATCTGACGGCCACCCCGGTGACGTGCTTCTTCGCCACGCCCGAGTCAGCCGCCGTGGTACTGCCGATGGTCAACCCCGACGTCCCCGAATCGGCATGGGCCACCCCACCCGGCCTACGCGAAGAGTGGCTGGCATGCGTGGAGGCAGCCGGCGCGAGCGGCACTTTCCTGGCCGTCCTGACCATCTGGGTGGTGGCCGCCTCAACCCCCGGATGA
- the kynU gene encoding kynureninase, translated as MTDELLARAAALDAADPLAGQREQFITPPPAELLSYLDGNSLGRPLEATARLVDEFIREQWGGRLIRGWDEGWMDWPVLLGDRLGAAALGAAAGQTVVADSTTVLIYKLARAAADARPDRRTVVLDTDNFPTDRYVLEGIAAERGLRLVWIETDPSAGIDPAQVAEVVDADTALVLFSHVAYRSGWLADIAEINRVAHAAGALTMWDLCHSAGSVPIQLDEWGVDLAVGCTYKYLNGGPGAPAFAYVRRELLGELRQPIQGWMGHRAVFEMGPGYQPAEGARALLSGTPPILAMVPLHANLDMLAAVGIEAVRAKSLLLTGFVLDLADEWLAPYGVEVTSPRDPSRRGGHVTLRRDGFKSFLTPLWDNGVIPDYRRPDGLRIGPAPLSTSFSEVYQGLRVLRELLEKDPR; from the coding sequence TTGACCGACGAACTGCTGGCACGCGCCGCCGCCCTCGACGCGGCCGACCCGCTCGCCGGGCAGCGGGAGCAGTTCATCACCCCGCCACCGGCCGAGTTGCTCTCCTACCTCGACGGCAACTCGCTGGGCCGGCCGCTGGAGGCGACCGCGCGGCTGGTCGACGAGTTCATCCGTGAGCAGTGGGGTGGCCGGCTGATCCGGGGCTGGGACGAGGGCTGGATGGACTGGCCGGTCCTCCTCGGTGACCGGCTCGGTGCGGCTGCTCTCGGCGCTGCCGCCGGGCAGACCGTGGTCGCGGACTCGACGACGGTGCTCATCTACAAGCTGGCCCGGGCCGCGGCGGACGCGCGTCCCGATCGCCGGACCGTCGTGCTGGACACCGACAACTTCCCCACCGATCGGTACGTTCTGGAGGGCATCGCCGCCGAGCGCGGCCTGCGCCTGGTGTGGATCGAGACCGACCCGTCGGCCGGCATCGACCCGGCCCAGGTCGCCGAGGTCGTCGACGCGGACACCGCACTGGTGCTGTTCAGTCACGTCGCCTACCGGTCCGGCTGGCTCGCCGACATCGCGGAGATCAACCGGGTCGCGCACGCGGCCGGTGCGCTGACCATGTGGGACCTGTGCCACTCGGCCGGTTCGGTGCCGATCCAGCTCGACGAGTGGGGTGTCGACCTCGCCGTCGGGTGTACCTACAAGTACCTGAACGGCGGCCCCGGAGCACCGGCGTTCGCCTACGTGCGGCGCGAGCTGCTGGGCGAGCTGCGGCAACCGATCCAAGGGTGGATGGGGCACCGGGCCGTGTTCGAGATGGGGCCGGGTTACCAACCGGCCGAGGGCGCCCGGGCGCTGCTCAGCGGGACGCCGCCAATCCTGGCGATGGTGCCGCTGCACGCCAACCTGGACATGCTCGCCGCCGTCGGCATCGAAGCGGTGCGGGCCAAGTCGTTGCTTCTCACCGGGTTCGTGCTGGATCTGGCCGACGAGTGGCTGGCGCCGTATGGCGTCGAGGTGACCAGCCCGAGGGACCCGTCCCGCCGCGGCGGGCACGTGACACTGCGTCGCGACGGGTTCAAGTCGTTCCTCACGCCGTTGTGGGACAACGGTGTGATCCCCGACTACCGGCGGCCCGACGGCCTGCGCATCGGCCCGGCACCGTTGAGTACCAGCTTCAGCGAGGTCTATCAGGGGCTCCGGGTGCTGCGGGAGCTGCTGGAGAAGGACCCTCGGTGA
- a CDS encoding Gfo/Idh/MocA family protein, whose translation MIERVKFGLVGFGTGGRVFHAPLIASAPNIEFVGVVTTSEERQAQVAAELPGVATYDSIAALAADGVQAVAISTPAATHAGLAVEAIEAGLAVVVDKPFALDADAARKLVTTAEEAGVLLTVYQNRRWDSDLLTIRKLVENGSLGDVKRFESRVERWAPDRLPGAAGGGTLLDFGSHLVDQALQLHGPVSRVFAELHGPDGGLDDDFFVALHHTGGVESHLWGSWRQAGPGPRFRVTGSAGTFISPELDYQETLLKAGKTPALMGDRWGVEPEHRWGHLFRGATGAPVESCRGRWDTFYPAVAEAVAGTGPLPVDPWDSVRAMEILDAARKSALTGTTVEV comes from the coding sequence ATGATCGAACGGGTGAAGTTCGGGCTGGTCGGCTTCGGCACCGGCGGCCGGGTGTTCCATGCGCCGCTGATCGCGTCGGCGCCGAACATCGAATTCGTCGGTGTGGTGACCACGTCCGAAGAGCGTCAGGCCCAGGTGGCCGCGGAGTTGCCGGGTGTCGCGACGTATGACTCGATCGCCGCGCTGGCCGCCGACGGCGTCCAGGCGGTGGCCATCTCGACGCCGGCCGCCACCCATGCCGGCCTGGCCGTCGAGGCGATCGAAGCGGGGCTGGCGGTCGTCGTCGACAAGCCGTTCGCGCTCGACGCCGACGCCGCCCGCAAGCTGGTCACCACGGCCGAGGAGGCCGGTGTGCTGCTGACCGTCTACCAGAATCGGCGGTGGGACTCCGACCTGCTGACCATCCGCAAGCTGGTGGAGAACGGGTCGCTCGGCGACGTCAAGCGGTTCGAGTCGCGGGTCGAGCGCTGGGCGCCGGACCGGCTGCCCGGTGCCGCCGGTGGTGGCACTCTGCTCGACTTCGGTTCGCACCTGGTCGACCAGGCGCTTCAGCTGCACGGCCCGGTCTCACGGGTGTTCGCGGAGCTGCACGGACCGGACGGTGGTCTCGACGACGACTTCTTCGTGGCCCTGCACCACACCGGTGGCGTCGAGTCGCACCTGTGGGGTTCGTGGCGCCAGGCCGGACCCGGCCCGAGGTTCCGGGTGACCGGCTCCGCCGGCACGTTCATCTCGCCCGAGCTGGACTACCAGGAGACCCTGCTGAAGGCCGGTAAGACCCCGGCTCTGATGGGCGACCGCTGGGGGGTCGAGCCGGAGCACCGCTGGGGTCACCTGTTCCGTGGTGCCACCGGCGCCCCGGTCGAGAGCTGCCGGGGCCGGTGGGACACGTTCTACCCGGCGGTGGCCGAGGCGGTGGCGGGCACCGGACCGCTGCCGGTGGACCCGTGGGACTCGGTCCGCGCCATGGAGATCCTGGACGCGGCCCGCAAGAGCGCCCTGACCGGCACCACCGTAGAGGTCTGA
- the kynA gene encoding tryptophan 2,3-dioxygenase: MSAQRPLENGIVTNFKVNLSYGEYLRLDDILGAQRPVSVPEHHDELLFIVQHQTSELWLKLIVHELYAVRQYLAKDELRPALKGLARVKHIQRTLTDQWSVLATLTPTEYAEFRSFLGTSSGFQSYQYRAVEFMLGNKNRDMLRLFDEQPEARALLEETLNAPTVYDEFLRFLARRGHPVPEAILNRDVTEAYEYQPDLVAVFQEIYEKAEQNWDVYEACEELVDLEENFQLWRFRHLKTVERTIGFKRGSGGSSGVSFLKAALDLTFFPELYAVRTEIGVRS; this comes from the coding sequence ATGTCGGCACAGCGGCCGTTGGAAAACGGCATCGTCACCAACTTCAAGGTCAATCTCTCGTACGGTGAGTATCTCCGCCTGGACGACATCCTCGGAGCGCAACGACCGGTCAGCGTGCCGGAGCATCACGACGAGTTGCTGTTCATCGTGCAGCACCAGACGTCGGAGCTCTGGCTGAAACTGATCGTCCACGAGCTGTATGCGGTCCGTCAGTACCTGGCCAAGGACGAGTTACGGCCGGCGCTCAAAGGGCTGGCCCGGGTCAAGCACATCCAGCGCACCCTGACCGATCAGTGGTCCGTGCTGGCCACCCTGACCCCGACGGAGTACGCGGAGTTCCGCAGCTTCCTCGGCACCTCATCGGGTTTCCAGTCGTACCAGTACCGCGCGGTCGAGTTCATGCTCGGCAACAAGAACCGCGACATGCTGCGGCTCTTCGACGAACAGCCGGAGGCCCGGGCGCTTCTCGAGGAGACGCTGAACGCCCCGACCGTCTACGACGAGTTCCTGCGCTTCCTGGCCCGGCGTGGCCATCCGGTGCCGGAGGCGATCCTGAACCGCGACGTCACCGAGGCGTACGAATACCAGCCCGACCTGGTCGCGGTCTTCCAGGAGATCTACGAGAAGGCCGAGCAGAACTGGGACGTCTACGAGGCCTGTGAGGAACTCGTGGACCTGGAGGAGAACTTCCAGCTGTGGCGGTTCCGGCACCTCAAGACGGTGGAACGGACCATCGGATTCAAGCGGGGATCCGGCGGGTCGAGTGGGGTGTCCTTCTTGAAGGCGGCTCTCGATCTGACATTCTTCCCCGAGCTCTACGCCGTCCGTACCGAGATCGGAGTCCGGAGTTGA
- a CDS encoding methyl-accepting chemotaxis protein, translated as MSDWNQNDGWASNSQQDRQRDSVHRLANVSNDMAAATDAAVRAAVTAVQVIQRLEASSTEIGKVVQLIATIAKQTNLLALNATIEAARAGEAGRGFAVVASEVKDLANETATATSEIGTQVGGIRADTQNAVSAIEEMQGLIEELDRCQKVISGIVVEQQAA; from the coding sequence ATGTCCGACTGGAATCAGAATGACGGGTGGGCCTCCAACAGCCAGCAGGACCGGCAGCGGGACTCGGTGCACCGGCTGGCCAACGTCAGCAACGACATGGCCGCGGCCACCGACGCGGCGGTGCGTGCGGCCGTGACAGCGGTGCAGGTGATCCAGCGGCTGGAGGCGAGCAGCACCGAGATCGGCAAGGTCGTGCAACTGATCGCGACGATCGCGAAGCAGACCAACCTCCTTGCGCTGAACGCGACCATCGAGGCGGCCCGGGCCGGTGAGGCGGGCCGGGGGTTCGCCGTGGTGGCCAGCGAGGTCAAGGATCTGGCGAACGAGACCGCGACGGCGACCAGCGAGATCGGCACCCAGGTCGGGGGGATCCGGGCGGACACCCAGAACGCGGTCTCGGCGATCGAGGAGATGCAGGGACTGATCGAGGAACTGGACCGCTGTCAGAAAGTGATCAGCGGGATCGTGGTGGAGCAGCAGGCGGCCTGA
- a CDS encoding glycosyltransferase encodes MGQTLRLLPPPIQLRDVPEPCWDHVFRLSDDTGLLEHARNAIARREHGYCVDDVARGLLVVAREPRPGPELVRLAERYLAFLTHAQGADGDFRNRMSWDRRWTDEPGLGDCWGRAMWGLGTAAAHGPTSWIRREATIAFRQGLHQRSPWPRAMAFAGLGAAEILRAGPHDPAVAELLGDAATVIGLPGSGPDWVWPEPELRYANPSLAEVVIAAGDLLGDESMLTDGLRMLAWLCRMQDNDGHLSTVPVRGWRSGVSRTDRFDQQPIEVAATADACATAAAITGDEQWDAPLFQAITWFLGDNDTGSVMYDADTGGCYDGLTANGPNLNQGAESTLALVSTLQHARTLASRSATRPSGGPA; translated from the coding sequence ATGGGGCAGACGCTGCGGCTGCTCCCGCCGCCCATCCAGTTGCGCGACGTGCCCGAACCCTGCTGGGACCACGTGTTCCGGCTCTCCGACGACACCGGGCTTCTCGAACACGCCCGCAACGCGATCGCCCGGCGCGAACACGGCTACTGCGTCGACGACGTGGCCCGCGGGCTGCTCGTGGTGGCCCGCGAACCCCGGCCCGGACCCGAACTGGTCCGGCTGGCCGAGCGGTACCTGGCCTTCCTCACCCATGCCCAGGGCGCCGACGGCGACTTTCGCAACCGGATGAGCTGGGATCGCCGCTGGACCGACGAACCCGGCCTCGGCGACTGCTGGGGACGGGCCATGTGGGGACTCGGCACCGCCGCCGCGCACGGGCCGACCAGCTGGATCCGCCGGGAGGCGACCATCGCCTTCCGGCAGGGTCTGCACCAGCGCTCCCCCTGGCCGCGGGCGATGGCCTTCGCCGGGCTGGGTGCCGCCGAGATTCTGCGGGCCGGTCCGCACGACCCGGCGGTCGCCGAACTCCTCGGCGACGCCGCCACCGTGATCGGGCTGCCCGGTTCCGGCCCGGACTGGGTCTGGCCGGAACCCGAGCTGCGGTACGCCAATCCGTCGCTCGCCGAGGTCGTGATAGCCGCCGGTGACCTGCTCGGCGACGAGAGCATGCTCACCGACGGCCTGCGCATGCTCGCCTGGCTGTGCCGCATGCAGGACAACGACGGGCACCTCTCCACCGTGCCGGTCCGGGGGTGGCGCTCGGGCGTTTCGCGAACGGATCGTTTCGACCAGCAACCGATCGAGGTGGCGGCCACCGCGGACGCCTGCGCCACCGCGGCCGCGATCACCGGCGACGAACAGTGGGACGCCCCGCTCTTTCAGGCCATCACCTGGTTCCTCGGGGACAACGACACCGGATCGGTGATGTATGACGCGGATACTGGCGGATGTTATGACGGATTGACGGCCAATGGTCCTAATCTGAACCAAGGAGCCGAATCCACCCTCGCGCTCGTCTCCACCCTCCAGCATGCCCGCACGCTGGCGAGCCGAAGCGCGACCCGACCGTCAGGCGGCCCAGCGTGA
- a CDS encoding amidohydrolase family protein — protein MAPDGAIRPVPAEIAPAGADTRRFPGTLLPGLVDAHVHSALVDLGTVRAGGIAEVWDLGGVPSEVAGLAERGRQAGAGLPRIRFAGPFLIAPGGYPSDRSWAAAGSWREISTAADAGAAVADLATGGASLVKVTAHTGGPQLARPVLEALVTAAHAAGLPAVVHAEGAGTVEAAYTAGADILAHTPWTERIDDTLLRACAQRMRWISTLDIHGWGDPDPARQVAVDNLRRFIGYGGVVRYGTDLGNGPLPAGINIREIRLLESAGLTPDAVLTAMTEKDSTTMSWISGGLDLTPERFADTLATARVLDTGADPRS, from the coding sequence GTGGCGCCGGACGGGGCGATCCGGCCGGTTCCGGCTGAGATCGCTCCCGCCGGTGCGGACACCCGCAGATTCCCGGGGACGCTGCTTCCGGGACTTGTCGATGCCCATGTGCACTCGGCGCTTGTCGATCTGGGCACGGTTCGGGCTGGGGGGATCGCCGAGGTGTGGGATCTCGGTGGGGTTCCGTCGGAGGTCGCGGGGCTCGCCGAGCGGGGGCGGCAGGCGGGTGCAGGGCTGCCGCGTATCCGTTTCGCTGGACCGTTTCTGATCGCACCCGGGGGCTATCCGAGCGACCGTTCGTGGGCGGCGGCAGGCAGTTGGCGGGAGATCAGCACGGCTGCCGACGCCGGTGCCGCGGTCGCCGACCTTGCCACGGGCGGCGCGAGCCTGGTCAAGGTGACCGCGCACACCGGTGGGCCGCAGCTCGCACGGCCGGTACTGGAAGCGCTGGTGACCGCCGCGCACGCGGCCGGGCTTCCGGCGGTCGTGCACGCGGAGGGGGCGGGGACGGTCGAGGCGGCGTACACGGCCGGGGCCGACATCCTCGCGCACACTCCCTGGACCGAGCGGATCGACGACACGCTGCTGCGGGCCTGCGCGCAGCGCATGCGCTGGATCAGCACCCTGGACATCCACGGCTGGGGCGATCCCGATCCGGCGCGGCAGGTCGCCGTCGACAATCTGCGGCGGTTCATCGGGTACGGCGGGGTGGTCCGCTACGGGACCGACCTCGGCAACGGGCCGCTGCCGGCCGGGATCAACATTCGGGAGATCCGTCTGCTGGAGTCGGCCGGGCTGACTCCCGACGCGGTCCTGACCGCCATGACCGAGAAGGACAGCACCACAATGTCCTGGATCTCCGGCGGTCTCGACCTCACTCCGGAGCGGTTCGCCGACACACTCGCTACGGCCCGTGTCCTTGACACCGGAGCCGACCCCCGCTCCTGA
- a CDS encoding glycosyltransferase translates to MPATYGFLSTYPPTQCGLATFNAALATHLPGSAGASGVVRLLAGGNAGAGIALDRAAPRVVHTWNTDRPGGWMAAAAALNRYDIAIIQHEYGIYPGDAGDEVLPVLQALRIPSIVVLHTVLTHPDRQQRAVLEQIAESADTVVTMTDTARQRLTSYYDVDPRKITVIPHGAASHSGTPREDHDRPHLLTWGLLGPGKGIEWALRSLAYLDDVRPRPLYTVAGRTHPKVLEHQGDAYRESLKDLAAELAVEDCVQWLDVYLEPAGLSRLIRSADAVVLPYDSTEQVTSGVLIEAVAAGVPVVATEFPHAVELLADGPGLLVPHQDPEAMAVAIRHVLAEPGLPGRIAGLAGGPTLRWPAVAARYQALAARLTAERRPLAAETIPA, encoded by the coding sequence ATGCCCGCCACATACGGGTTTTTGAGCACTTATCCCCCCACACAATGCGGTTTGGCGACATTCAATGCGGCCCTCGCCACGCATCTGCCTGGCAGCGCCGGAGCATCGGGGGTGGTTCGCCTTCTCGCGGGCGGTAACGCCGGCGCCGGGATAGCGCTCGACCGGGCCGCACCACGCGTCGTCCACACCTGGAACACCGACCGGCCAGGCGGGTGGATGGCCGCCGCCGCCGCTCTGAACCGCTACGACATCGCGATCATCCAGCACGAGTACGGCATCTATCCCGGTGACGCCGGCGACGAGGTGCTGCCGGTGCTCCAGGCGCTGCGGATCCCGTCGATCGTCGTGCTGCACACCGTGCTCACCCACCCCGACCGGCAGCAGCGCGCCGTCCTCGAACAGATCGCCGAGTCCGCCGACACCGTCGTGACCATGACCGACACCGCTCGGCAGCGGCTCACCAGCTACTACGACGTCGACCCGCGCAAGATCACGGTGATCCCGCACGGCGCCGCGAGCCACAGTGGCACCCCACGCGAGGACCACGACCGGCCGCACCTGCTCACCTGGGGACTGCTCGGGCCGGGCAAGGGCATCGAATGGGCGCTGCGGTCCCTGGCGTACCTCGACGACGTACGACCGCGGCCGCTCTACACCGTGGCCGGGCGTACCCACCCGAAGGTCCTGGAACACCAGGGCGACGCCTACCGTGAGTCACTCAAGGACCTCGCCGCCGAACTGGCCGTCGAGGACTGTGTCCAGTGGCTGGACGTCTACCTGGAGCCCGCCGGGCTGTCCCGGCTGATCCGGTCGGCCGACGCGGTGGTGCTGCCCTACGACTCGACCGAACAGGTCACGTCCGGGGTGCTGATCGAAGCGGTCGCCGCCGGAGTGCCGGTGGTCGCCACCGAGTTCCCGCACGCGGTGGAACTGCTCGCGGACGGCCCGGGCCTGCTCGTACCGCATCAGGATCCGGAAGCGATGGCCGTGGCCATCCGGCACGTCCTGGCCGAACCCGGTCTCCCCGGCCGGATCGCCGGCCTCGCCGGCGGGCCCACCCTGCGCTGGCCCGCCGTGGCCGCGCGCTACCAGGCACTGGCCGCCCGGCTGACCGCCGAACGCCGGCCGCTCGCGGCCGAGACGATCCCCGCCTAG
- a CDS encoding glycoside hydrolase family 130 protein, producing the protein MTATVNTTDITRHDITMAPDGRRVVIKLFVPGEDAHAVHNRASMLIERILRLDESEINALLDDVLTRFAGRHYDILGVFQHHYEVVQHRVPAEIELSPAARTLIGAYFSHEFSVEAAALCNPSMVPHPDQSEMLPGELRVALSLRQIGEGHISSIGFCSAILGPGPALRMEDRDGPLTIGHRVGAKHMRHQLQAALAEEEIDTEASAYVLNALPERYDDHEFEEILGHLPAELLARPNTPTALESIRRIVGADYAVTFPATVPLHQRVLWPSTPTESRGMEDARFVQVLDPDGRMAYQATYTAYDGFNIAGRVIFTRDLRHFEVTTLHGPAARNKGMALFPRYINGRKYALCRSDGETLGLSARDDKHRWQHVGPVLVPHRGWDLIQVGNCGSPIETPAGWLVLTHGVGPMRRYAIGAMLLDLDDPSKVIADLPDGLIDPDEIEREGYVPNVLYSCGGIVHDGRFWLPYASSDVRISFASMPLDQLLNRMRPVSD; encoded by the coding sequence GTGACTGCAACGGTGAACACCACGGACATCACCCGCCACGACATCACCATGGCGCCGGACGGCCGGCGCGTCGTGATCAAACTGTTCGTTCCGGGCGAGGACGCGCACGCCGTCCACAACCGGGCGTCCATGCTGATCGAACGGATCCTGCGACTCGACGAGAGCGAGATCAACGCGCTGCTCGACGACGTGCTCACCCGGTTCGCCGGGCGGCACTACGACATCCTCGGCGTCTTCCAGCACCACTACGAAGTGGTGCAGCACCGGGTGCCAGCGGAGATCGAACTCTCCCCGGCCGCCCGCACGCTGATCGGCGCCTACTTCAGCCACGAGTTCTCGGTCGAGGCGGCCGCCCTCTGCAACCCGTCGATGGTGCCGCATCCGGACCAGTCCGAAATGCTCCCCGGCGAACTACGGGTCGCCCTCAGCCTGCGGCAGATCGGCGAGGGCCACATCTCCTCGATCGGCTTCTGCTCCGCGATCCTCGGCCCCGGCCCGGCACTGCGGATGGAGGACCGGGACGGGCCGCTGACGATCGGCCACCGGGTCGGCGCCAAACACATGCGGCACCAGCTGCAAGCGGCGCTCGCCGAGGAGGAGATCGACACCGAGGCCTCCGCGTACGTGCTGAACGCTCTGCCGGAACGCTACGACGACCACGAGTTCGAGGAGATCCTCGGCCACCTGCCCGCCGAACTCCTGGCCCGGCCCAACACGCCGACCGCGCTGGAGTCCATCCGGCGCATCGTCGGCGCCGACTACGCGGTCACCTTCCCGGCCACCGTCCCGCTGCACCAGCGGGTGCTGTGGCCGTCCACGCCGACCGAGTCCCGCGGCATGGAGGACGCCCGGTTCGTGCAGGTGCTCGACCCCGACGGGCGGATGGCATACCAGGCGACCTACACCGCGTACGACGGGTTCAACATCGCCGGCCGCGTGATCTTCACCCGGGATCTGCGGCACTTCGAAGTCACCACCCTGCACGGGCCGGCCGCCCGCAACAAGGGCATGGCCTTGTTCCCGCGCTACATCAACGGGCGCAAGTACGCGCTCTGCCGCTCCGACGGCGAGACCCTAGGCCTCAGCGCCCGCGACGACAAGCACCGCTGGCAGCACGTCGGGCCGGTGCTCGTGCCGCACCGCGGCTGGGACCTAATCCAGGTCGGCAACTGCGGCTCGCCGATCGAGACCCCAGCCGGGTGGCTGGTGCTCACCCACGGAGTCGGGCCGATGCGGCGCTACGCCATCGGCGCCATGCTCCTCGACCTGGACGACCCCTCGAAGGTGATCGCCGACCTGCCGGACGGTCTGATCGACCCGGACGAGATCGAACGCGAGGGGTACGTGCCCAACGTCCTCTACTCGTGCGGCGGGATCGTCCACGACGGGCGGTTCTGGTTGCCGTACGCCTCCAGCGACGTCCGGATCAGTTTCGCCAGCATGCCCTTGGACCAGCTCCTGAACCGAATGCGCCCGGTCAGCGACTGA
- a CDS encoding YchJ family protein: MYDDCCGALHAGKAAADPEALMRSRFSAYALDNSSHVLATWHPETRPATIDNDSGLRWARLEVVDRSGGGVFDAEGTVEFRAHYVDGGRPDVLAERSRFVRHDGRWVYWGSL; the protein is encoded by the coding sequence TTGTACGACGACTGTTGTGGCGCCCTGCACGCCGGAAAGGCCGCGGCCGATCCGGAGGCCCTGATGCGTTCGCGTTTCAGCGCCTACGCACTGGACAACAGTTCTCATGTGCTGGCCACCTGGCATCCGGAGACGCGGCCCGCGACCATCGACAATGACTCCGGGCTGCGCTGGGCGCGCCTGGAGGTGGTGGATCGCAGCGGTGGGGGCGTCTTCGACGCGGAGGGGACCGTCGAGTTCCGCGCGCACTACGTCGACGGCGGCCGGCCCGATGTCCTGGCCGAGAGGAGCCGGTTCGTCCGGCACGACGGCCGATGGGTGTACTGGGGCTCCCTGTGA